A genomic segment from Kyrpidia tusciae DSM 2912 encodes:
- a CDS encoding ABC transporter substrate-binding protein yields the protein MGKTRMRMIAGTGLVALLALGLTACGSGAAPSGGTAPSGTSGGKTTVTVGTTPLVSSAPLYLAKDMGFWDKYGIQVDLKTFQAAQPISVATAAGDLDVSATGVTASLFNLYEGGKKMYLVADKGRIWPGQHFQAFLVSNKAWDAGLTSAQGLKGKKVGISQTGSTFDYLLGKYLEQNGMKLSDVTRTPLGELTNMASALESGQVDAAILPQPFADKLLNSHKAHLLVWLDDEVKTDLLAVAYSPKFAQNRDAAVRFMEGYIESTKWYMDHVFNAKNPKDPDYQKALSIIGKYTSEQPDQVAKELVYVDPQGALWADNIQEQLDWYKAQGFVKGNVQAKDVIDTSFQQEALKKLGQ from the coding sequence GTGGGAAAAACAAGAATGCGAATGATTGCGGGAACGGGGCTTGTCGCCCTGTTGGCGCTTGGCCTCACGGCCTGCGGATCCGGGGCGGCGCCCTCAGGGGGGACGGCTCCCTCCGGGACCTCCGGTGGCAAAACAACGGTGACGGTGGGCACGACCCCTTTGGTCAGCTCAGCCCCTTTATACCTCGCCAAGGACATGGGATTCTGGGATAAGTACGGTATTCAGGTCGATCTCAAAACGTTTCAAGCGGCTCAGCCCATCAGTGTCGCAACCGCCGCCGGGGACCTGGATGTCTCGGCCACCGGCGTGACGGCGAGCCTTTTCAATTTGTACGAAGGCGGTAAAAAGATGTATCTGGTGGCCGATAAGGGTAGGATTTGGCCCGGCCAACATTTTCAGGCGTTTCTCGTGAGCAACAAGGCCTGGGATGCCGGCCTGACCTCCGCCCAAGGGCTCAAAGGGAAAAAGGTCGGAATTTCCCAGACCGGCTCGACTTTTGATTATTTGCTCGGAAAATACCTGGAGCAAAACGGCATGAAGTTGTCCGACGTCACAAGGACGCCCCTGGGAGAATTGACCAACATGGCCTCGGCTTTGGAGAGCGGCCAGGTGGATGCCGCCATTCTGCCCCAGCCTTTTGCGGATAAATTGTTAAACAGCCACAAAGCCCACCTGTTGGTGTGGCTGGATGATGAGGTGAAAACCGACCTATTGGCAGTGGCCTATTCGCCGAAATTCGCCCAGAACCGCGACGCCGCCGTGCGTTTTATGGAAGGGTACATCGAGTCCACAAAATGGTACATGGACCACGTGTTCAACGCCAAAAACCCCAAGGACCCCGATTATCAAAAGGCTTTGTCGATTATTGGGAAATACACCTCAGAACAGCCCGATCAGGTGGCGAAGGAACTGGTGTATGTGGACCCCCAGGGGGCACTTTGGGCGGACAACATTCAAGAACAGTTGGACTGGTATAAAGCTCAGGGATTCGTGAAAGGAAATGTACAGGCAAAAGATGTTATAGATACGTCTTTCCAACAGGAGGCGCTCAAAAAGCTTGGCCAGTGA
- a CDS encoding DUF3048 domain-containing protein has product MPPSTFARLAATAALGLLMVLPGCGPTAAPKQAPEPAPAPAPAPSPPTTPAPPPLGGTVAVMIDNLQQARPQAGVDQAAAVVEALAEGPITRFEVFVDHKVGKIGPVRSLRPYFATLAESLGAPAAHAGGSPDALNMVRRGGWPDLDQIYNAGSAFWRDPHRQAPHNLYTSTDKLMAAVQAKGYSLGEPVPIPRGEMTKSGTPAKTVHLDWYDYSASWTWNGSQYVRSENGTPHVMDDGTRIESQNIAVIVAPDRIIDQAGRRQITLTGSGQGWFFRSGQMFEGTWSRTSTGWFQFSTAEGPMKWAEGPLWIEIISSSSWLSVS; this is encoded by the coding sequence GTGCCGCCTTCGACGTTCGCTCGACTCGCCGCCACCGCCGCCCTCGGCCTTCTCATGGTTCTCCCGGGCTGCGGGCCCACCGCCGCTCCGAAGCAGGCCCCCGAACCCGCGCCGGCTCCCGCCCCGGCGCCGAGCCCACCCACCACTCCTGCCCCTCCACCTCTCGGCGGCACCGTAGCCGTGATGATCGACAATCTCCAACAGGCCCGCCCCCAAGCGGGGGTCGACCAGGCGGCAGCGGTGGTGGAGGCCCTGGCCGAAGGGCCCATCACGCGCTTCGAGGTATTCGTCGATCACAAGGTGGGGAAAATCGGACCCGTGCGCAGCCTCCGGCCGTATTTTGCCACCTTGGCCGAATCCCTGGGGGCTCCGGCGGCCCACGCCGGCGGCAGTCCCGACGCCCTGAATATGGTCCGCCGGGGCGGCTGGCCGGATCTGGACCAGATCTACAATGCCGGTTCCGCCTTTTGGCGGGATCCCCATCGCCAGGCCCCCCACAACCTGTATACCAGTACGGACAAGTTGATGGCGGCAGTTCAGGCGAAAGGATATTCCCTTGGAGAGCCGGTACCCATCCCCAGGGGCGAGATGACGAAGTCGGGCACGCCCGCCAAGACCGTGCACTTGGATTGGTACGACTACTCGGCATCCTGGACCTGGAACGGAAGCCAGTACGTGCGCAGCGAAAACGGTACGCCCCACGTGATGGATGATGGAACGCGGATTGAAAGTCAGAATATCGCGGTGATTGTAGCTCCGGATCGGATCATCGATCAGGCGGGACGCCGTCAGATCACCTTGACAGGGTCGGGCCAGGGGTGGTTTTTTCGATCGGGCCAAATGTTCGAAGGAACCTGGAGCCGGACTTCGACAGGCTGGTTTCAATTTTCGACCGCGGAAGGCCCGATGAAATGGGCGGAGGGGCCGTTGTGGATTGAAATCATTTCCAGCTCATCTTGGCTCAGCGTTTCCTGA
- the aspS gene encoding aspartate--tRNA ligase encodes MAQAGKESLTRTAMCGRLTESDIGREVVLSGWVQRRRDLGGVIFLDLRDRSGIVQVVSSQEFGEAAFAVADLVRNEYVISVRGDVVARDPETVNPNLETGTIEVRAREVELLNRSKPTPFPIEDGIDVDESVRLRFRYLDLRRPEMQRTFLLRHRAMQQVRRFLDLHGFMEIETPMLTRRTPEGARDYLVPSRVHPGQFYALPQSPQLFKQLLMVSGFERYFQIVRCFRDEDLRADRQPEFTQIDIEMSFMPLTEFQELMERMMAELFQELLGVTVPLPFRRIPYDEAMLRYGSDKPDLRFGLEIRDVTEMVKTCGFRVFQSAVNSGGAVRGLNAKGCGGFSRKEIDDLGALAGQLGAKGLAWMVITEEGVKSPIAKFFTDEELGAIRRELGAEVGDLLLFVADRPEICAEVLGQLRLHLGRRLGLIDDASFAFAWITDFPLFSYDEEEKRWVAEHHPFTMPRWEDVDLMERDPARVRAQAYDMVLNGYEIGGGSLRIYRRDIQEAMFRTLGFSMDEAREKFGFLLEAFEYGAPPHGGMAFGFDRVIMLMAGKSSIRECIAFPKTASASCLLTGAPSQISDEQWRELHIRPDGVTAGQ; translated from the coding sequence ATGGCACAGGCAGGTAAGGAATCGTTGACGCGCACCGCGATGTGCGGACGGCTGACCGAGTCCGACATCGGCCGGGAGGTGGTTCTCAGCGGCTGGGTTCAGCGGCGGCGGGATCTGGGTGGAGTGATTTTTCTGGATCTGCGGGACCGCAGTGGAATCGTTCAAGTGGTGTCGAGTCAAGAGTTTGGAGAGGCTGCCTTTGCGGTGGCGGATCTCGTGCGCAACGAATATGTGATCAGCGTGCGGGGGGATGTGGTGGCGCGGGATCCGGAGACGGTCAATCCGAACCTGGAGACCGGAACCATCGAAGTGAGGGCCCGGGAGGTGGAGTTGCTCAACCGGTCGAAGCCGACTCCCTTTCCCATCGAGGACGGCATTGATGTGGATGAATCGGTGCGTTTGCGGTTTCGCTATTTGGATCTGCGGCGGCCGGAGATGCAGCGGACGTTTTTGTTGCGGCACCGGGCCATGCAACAAGTTCGGCGGTTCCTGGACCTGCATGGGTTCATGGAAATCGAGACCCCCATGTTGACCCGCAGGACGCCAGAAGGGGCCAGGGACTATCTCGTCCCCAGCCGGGTGCACCCCGGACAATTCTACGCCCTGCCCCAGTCTCCCCAGTTGTTCAAACAACTGTTGATGGTCTCAGGGTTCGAACGGTATTTTCAGATCGTCAGGTGCTTCCGGGACGAGGATCTCCGTGCAGACCGCCAGCCGGAATTCACCCAGATCGACATTGAAATGTCTTTTATGCCCCTGACGGAGTTCCAGGAATTGATGGAGCGGATGATGGCCGAGTTGTTTCAGGAACTGCTCGGGGTGACGGTTCCCCTCCCGTTTCGTCGGATACCCTATGACGAGGCGATGCTCCGGTACGGTTCGGACAAACCGGATTTGCGGTTCGGCCTGGAGATTCGGGATGTGACGGAGATGGTCAAAACCTGTGGGTTCCGGGTGTTTCAAAGTGCGGTGAACTCAGGCGGTGCGGTGCGCGGGCTCAACGCCAAGGGATGCGGGGGGTTTAGCCGCAAGGAAATCGACGATTTGGGGGCCTTGGCCGGGCAGCTCGGCGCGAAGGGCCTGGCGTGGATGGTCATCACAGAGGAGGGGGTCAAATCTCCCATTGCCAAGTTTTTTACCGACGAGGAACTCGGTGCCATCCGGCGGGAGCTGGGTGCCGAGGTCGGGGACCTGCTTCTTTTTGTCGCCGACCGTCCGGAGATCTGCGCGGAAGTGTTGGGGCAACTCCGGTTGCATCTGGGGCGCCGACTCGGACTGATCGACGACGCGTCTTTCGCCTTTGCGTGGATCACCGATTTTCCATTGTTTAGTTATGACGAAGAGGAAAAACGATGGGTGGCGGAACATCATCCCTTCACGATGCCTCGATGGGAAGATGTGGATTTGATGGAACGAGACCCGGCGCGGGTGCGGGCTCAGGCCTACGACATGGTGCTCAATGGCTACGAGATCGGAGGGGGCAGTCTGCGCATCTACCGCCGGGATATCCAGGAGGCGATGTTCCGGACCCTCGGATTCTCCATGGACGAGGCCCGGGAGAAATTCGGGTTTTTGTTGGAAGCCTTCGAATATGGCGCTCCGCCCCACGGGGGGATGGCTTTCGGGTTCGATCGGGTGATCATGCTCATGGCGGGCAAATCGTCGATCCGGGAGTGTATTGCGTTTCCGAAGACGGCCAGCGCCTCGTGCCTCTTGACCGGGGCTCCTTCGCAGATCTCGGACGAGCAATGGCGGGAGTTGCACATCCGCCCGGATGGCGTGACGGCCGGACAATAG
- the wecB gene encoding non-hydrolyzing UDP-N-acetylglucosamine 2-epimerase: MGKRFAIIVGTRPEIIKMAPVIRECERRKVDYRLVHSGQHYDHAMDRAIFDQFQLPDPHVNLRVGSGRHGEVTARILERFEAYILQEDIRAVLVHGDTNTTLGGALAAAKLNLPVGHVEAGLRSFDRTMPEEVNRVLADHIATHLFAPTPAAVDNLRAEGIENGVYYTGQTAADAIEFLRPGLAEHPILKELHLKSGAYVYLTLHRQENTDQRERMDLLIQGIERVGKEMGLTIVCTLHPRTRGRLIEYGWLERFYGIPGMQVVFPPVDVFASLALQSQAAVVLTDSGGLQEEACMLGVPCVTLRENTERPETLAIGSNRLAGYHPDTIVEAVSMMAQAPRGWTHPYGDGRASIRILDIFLAE; the protein is encoded by the coding sequence ATGGGCAAACGATTCGCCATCATCGTCGGGACCCGTCCGGAAATCATCAAGATGGCACCGGTGATTCGGGAATGTGAGAGGAGAAAGGTCGACTATCGCCTGGTCCACAGTGGCCAACATTACGACCACGCCATGGATCGGGCGATTTTTGACCAATTCCAACTTCCCGATCCCCACGTCAATCTGCGGGTGGGGTCCGGGCGGCACGGCGAAGTCACGGCACGCATCTTAGAACGATTCGAGGCGTACATTCTGCAAGAAGACATTCGGGCCGTCCTCGTGCACGGCGACACCAACACCACCTTGGGCGGTGCCCTGGCGGCCGCCAAACTCAATCTGCCGGTCGGCCACGTCGAGGCGGGACTTCGCAGCTTTGACCGCACCATGCCCGAGGAGGTCAATCGGGTTCTCGCGGATCACATCGCCACCCATCTTTTTGCCCCTACCCCTGCGGCGGTGGACAACCTTCGGGCTGAGGGAATCGAAAATGGGGTCTACTACACCGGCCAAACGGCTGCAGACGCCATTGAGTTCCTCCGACCGGGCTTGGCGGAACATCCGATCTTGAAGGAACTTCATCTCAAATCTGGCGCGTACGTCTATCTGACGCTGCACCGGCAGGAGAATACGGACCAACGGGAACGCATGGATCTTTTGATCCAAGGGATCGAGAGGGTTGGGAAAGAGATGGGCTTGACCATCGTTTGCACCCTTCACCCCCGAACCCGGGGGCGGCTGATCGAATACGGCTGGCTCGAGCGATTTTACGGCATCCCGGGCATGCAAGTGGTCTTCCCCCCGGTAGACGTTTTTGCTTCTTTGGCTTTGCAATCCCAGGCGGCCGTCGTGCTCACCGACAGCGGAGGACTCCAAGAGGAAGCGTGTATGCTCGGCGTTCCCTGCGTCACGCTGCGGGAGAACACCGAGCGGCCGGAAACTTTGGCCATCGGATCCAATCGCCTGGCGGGATACCATCCAGACACCATCGTCGAGGCGGTGTCAATGATGGCCCAGGCTCCCCGGGGGTGGACACACCCGTACGGGGACGGCCGGGCAAGCATTCGGATTCTGGACATTTTTCTCGCCGAGTGA
- a CDS encoding ABC transporter ATP-binding protein, with amino-acid sequence MRLVIDRVGKTFVDKNGRQTVALENIDLTISEEEFVAIVGPSGCGKSTLLNMVAGLMSPTSGEIYFASGEREMGGGESRASTSPRVAVVFQEVALFPWRTVLKNVEFGLEQLGVGRRERREIAKSYVEMVGLAGFEQSYPHQLSGGMRQRAGIARALAIRPDLLVMDEPLSALDAQTRVIMQEELVKLWEKARHKTLYVTHNIEEAVYLADRVVVLSRRPGRIIRTLSIELPRGARQEPGHRREIGDYVQSIWGLIREDAEKAMMEGAE; translated from the coding sequence ATGCGGTTGGTGATCGACAGGGTAGGGAAAACCTTTGTGGACAAAAATGGCCGGCAGACGGTGGCCCTGGAAAACATTGATTTGACGATCTCCGAAGAGGAGTTTGTCGCCATCGTCGGCCCGAGTGGCTGCGGCAAATCGACCCTATTGAACATGGTCGCAGGCCTGATGTCCCCGACCAGCGGGGAGATCTATTTTGCATCTGGAGAAAGGGAGATGGGGGGAGGGGAATCCCGGGCTTCGACGTCACCCCGTGTGGCTGTGGTTTTTCAAGAAGTGGCGCTTTTCCCCTGGCGGACGGTGTTGAAAAATGTCGAATTCGGACTGGAACAGCTCGGGGTGGGGCGCCGAGAGCGGCGGGAAATCGCCAAAAGTTATGTGGAGATGGTGGGGCTCGCCGGATTTGAGCAGAGCTACCCACACCAACTGTCTGGGGGAATGAGGCAAAGGGCCGGCATCGCCCGGGCTTTGGCGATTCGCCCGGATTTGCTTGTGATGGACGAGCCTCTGTCGGCCCTGGACGCGCAAACGCGGGTGATCATGCAGGAGGAGCTCGTAAAACTGTGGGAAAAAGCCCGGCACAAAACTCTCTACGTGACCCACAACATCGAGGAAGCCGTCTATCTCGCCGACCGGGTGGTGGTCCTGTCCCGGCGCCCGGGCCGCATCATCCGCACCCTGTCCATCGAATTGCCCCGGGGCGCCCGGCAGGAGCCCGGGCATAGGCGGGAGATCGGCGACTATGTCCAATCGATCTGGGGACTGATTCGCGAAGACGCCGAGAAAGCCATGATGGAAGGGGCGGAATAA
- a CDS encoding ABC transporter permease: MGISVESFSGTEQKHPIRNRMEFLERPVPGWVAPLGILILLGAWQGVSMAGWVSASALPAPSDILRDGWEMVRGGELWPELYASLVRIVLGFVIGAAAGVTIGVLLGISRLAEAVGLPVVNSLYPIPKIAILPLIMLWLGIGEISKVTVIAVGVAFPMIFNTYSGVRNADPLLVKAAVSFGAGRGDLIRKVILPGALPTIVAGLRISVGTSLLLLVAAEMIAAEHGIGALILKYSNLMMTTRVMVGVVVLSILGLLFNRLLSYLEHKWIPWKHA; this comes from the coding sequence ATGGGGATAAGCGTCGAATCTTTTTCTGGAACAGAGCAAAAACACCCGATTCGGAATCGAATGGAGTTTTTGGAACGTCCGGTCCCGGGTTGGGTGGCCCCCCTCGGCATCCTCATCCTTCTCGGGGCGTGGCAAGGGGTGTCCATGGCGGGGTGGGTGTCGGCCAGCGCACTCCCCGCGCCATCGGACATCCTCCGGGACGGCTGGGAGATGGTCCGGGGGGGCGAGCTGTGGCCCGAACTCTATGCGAGCCTCGTGCGGATTGTACTCGGATTTGTGATTGGCGCCGCTGCCGGGGTGACGATCGGGGTCCTCCTCGGGATTTCCCGCTTGGCGGAAGCGGTGGGACTCCCGGTGGTCAACAGTCTCTACCCAATCCCGAAGATCGCGATTCTTCCTCTCATTATGTTGTGGCTCGGCATTGGAGAGATCTCCAAAGTGACGGTCATCGCCGTGGGCGTGGCCTTCCCGATGATTTTCAACACTTACTCCGGGGTTCGTAACGCAGATCCCCTTCTGGTCAAGGCGGCGGTGAGCTTTGGCGCCGGGCGGGGCGACCTCATTCGGAAGGTGATTCTTCCCGGGGCTTTACCGACGATTGTCGCCGGGCTTCGGATCTCCGTGGGCACGTCCTTGTTGCTCCTGGTGGCGGCGGAGATGATCGCGGCGGAACACGGGATTGGGGCACTCATTCTCAAATATTCGAATTTGATGATGACCACCCGGGTGATGGTCGGGGTGGTGGTGCTCAGCATTCTCGGGCTTTTGTTCAATCGCTTGTTGTCATACCTGGAACACAAATGGATCCCCTGGAAACACGCGTAG
- a CDS encoding Druantia anti-phage system protein DruA — protein MDVPFWIGDREFREADLELIRNTVQRFSRLSREEIAATLCENLPWKSPNGRLKVEACHKLLLKLEQKGVITLPPLRAQGPRGCRERRGGVVQTQLQACLRDVLPVIVEPVRPEERADWNATMATYHPLGYLRGIGARIQYWIRAQGPNGPVIVGAMLFGAAAKALAARDQWIGWTAEQRRRYRPRIVNNNRFLILPGVQIPHLASHALALAARRIRADWKARYGFEPVLLETFIEPQYPGTCYRAANWIEIGKTAGRGRQDRFFEYGTSVKSIWVYPLVRDWRKRLVEPFPQLVEDEWGESR, from the coding sequence ATGGACGTACCCTTTTGGATTGGCGACCGAGAGTTTCGCGAGGCGGACCTGGAATTGATTCGAAACACGGTCCAGCGGTTTTCCCGCTTGAGTCGAGAGGAAATCGCGGCGACCTTGTGTGAGAATCTGCCGTGGAAGTCCCCGAATGGCCGGCTGAAAGTCGAAGCCTGCCACAAGCTGCTTCTAAAACTCGAGCAAAAAGGAGTGATTACTCTTCCGCCCTTGCGAGCCCAGGGTCCCCGAGGGTGCCGGGAACGAAGAGGGGGGGTGGTACAAACCCAGCTTCAGGCGTGCCTGCGGGATGTCCTTCCGGTCATCGTGGAGCCGGTCCGTCCGGAAGAACGGGCAGACTGGAACGCGACCATGGCGACGTATCACCCGTTGGGGTACCTTCGTGGGATCGGGGCCCGCATCCAGTACTGGATCCGGGCACAGGGGCCAAACGGACCGGTCATTGTGGGGGCGATGTTGTTTGGGGCTGCGGCGAAGGCCCTGGCTGCACGGGATCAGTGGATCGGATGGACGGCGGAGCAGCGCAGGCGGTATCGCCCACGAATCGTGAACAACAATCGGTTTCTGATTCTGCCGGGTGTACAGATTCCCCATCTGGCCAGTCATGCGCTTGCGTTGGCGGCCCGGCGGATTCGAGCGGATTGGAAGGCGCGCTATGGGTTTGAACCGGTTCTTTTGGAGACGTTTATCGAACCCCAATATCCAGGGACTTGCTACCGAGCGGCCAACTGGATCGAGATCGGGAAGACGGCGGGACGAGGAAGACAGGATCGATTCTTCGAGTATGGAACGTCCGTGAAATCGATCTGGGTCTATCCGCTGGTGCGGGACTGGCGGAAGCGGTTGGTCGAACCCTTTCCACAGCTTGTGGAAGACGAGTGGGGGGAATCGAGATGA
- a CDS encoding transposase family protein, translated as MTLRNPESIHPWTLPNRKSSYRNSEEERADRQTAVEAQLPVWRALLPGLMEKFSRIADPRRPGSIRHKLTVLLTFGLFMFIFQYASRRRANRELTRPTFWEHFREIFPEVETIPHMDTVQRILERINPGELEEVMTATVKRLLRSGRLKALLVEKQYVIAIDGTQKASRGQPWASEALHRRHGENQASSMAYALEASLVSPQGVVLPFLTEFCENAAEQQEFEKQDSELKACKRLLTRLRKMFPKLRILVVADGLYPNGPMMALCRDLHLDFMFVLPQSCLPSVWEEVKGLRKIEPNERRHRWGNREQIFWWINQIDYDFREASGAHRRLKVHVVGCTEFWEEGGKQQEAHWAWVSGQPLTAQNVVNRCNRAARHRWDIEEQILTEKHRGYAYEHLYSTDWTAMRNWHVLMHLGHLVNVMALHTEGLMKKVRELGFSGTLKFLYESWTQGWMDRDWLLARCQGPPRLTMAF; from the coding sequence ATGACGCTTCGGAATCCCGAGTCGATTCACCCCTGGACCCTTCCGAATCGGAAAAGCTCGTATCGAAACAGCGAGGAGGAGCGAGCGGACCGGCAAACGGCCGTGGAAGCCCAGTTGCCGGTTTGGCGAGCGTTGTTGCCGGGCTTGATGGAGAAGTTTTCGCGGATTGCCGACCCCCGACGTCCAGGGAGCATTCGGCACAAACTGACTGTGCTTCTGACGTTTGGGCTGTTTATGTTTATCTTTCAGTATGCCTCCCGCAGAAGAGCCAATCGGGAACTGACGCGTCCAACGTTTTGGGAACACTTTCGGGAGATCTTTCCGGAGGTGGAAACCATCCCGCATATGGACACGGTGCAGCGGATCTTGGAACGGATCAATCCGGGGGAGCTCGAGGAGGTGATGACGGCGACGGTGAAGCGCCTTCTGCGGTCGGGACGACTGAAGGCGCTGTTGGTCGAGAAGCAATACGTGATCGCCATAGACGGCACCCAAAAGGCGAGTCGGGGGCAGCCCTGGGCCTCGGAGGCTTTGCATCGTCGGCACGGGGAGAACCAGGCCTCGTCCATGGCCTATGCCCTGGAGGCCAGCCTTGTCAGCCCTCAAGGGGTGGTCCTCCCGTTTCTCACGGAGTTTTGCGAGAATGCGGCTGAGCAGCAGGAGTTCGAGAAGCAAGACAGTGAACTGAAGGCCTGCAAACGGCTGCTGACCCGCCTGCGCAAGATGTTTCCCAAATTGCGGATCTTGGTGGTGGCTGACGGGCTGTACCCCAACGGGCCGATGATGGCGCTGTGTCGGGATCTGCATCTGGACTTTATGTTTGTCCTGCCCCAAAGCTGTTTGCCCAGTGTGTGGGAAGAGGTCAAAGGCTTGAGAAAGATCGAACCCAACGAGCGGAGACACCGGTGGGGCAATCGCGAGCAAATCTTTTGGTGGATCAATCAGATCGACTATGATTTCAGGGAGGCTTCCGGGGCGCACCGTCGGCTTAAGGTGCATGTCGTGGGATGTACAGAGTTTTGGGAAGAGGGGGGGAAGCAGCAGGAGGCGCATTGGGCGTGGGTGTCCGGGCAGCCGCTGACGGCACAAAATGTGGTGAACCGCTGCAATCGTGCGGCACGCCACCGATGGGACATTGAGGAACAGATCCTGACGGAGAAGCACCGGGGATACGCGTATGAGCACCTGTACTCCACCGACTGGACGGCGATGCGAAACTGGCACGTGCTGATGCACCTCGGCCATCTGGTGAACGTCATGGCCTTGCATACCGAAGGGCTGATGAAGAAAGTGCGGGAACTGGGCTTTAGCGGGACGTTGAAGTTTTTGTACGAAAGCTGGACGCAGGGGTGGATGGATCGGGACTGGCTGCTGGCGCGTTGCCAAGGTCCTCCGCGGCTGACGATGGCGTTTTAA
- the hisS gene encoding histidine--tRNA ligase has translation MLTQRPRGMHDILPQEASLWHEIEEAARRICARYGFSEVRTPILEHTELFQRGVGENTDIVEKEMYTFNDRGGRSMTLRPEGTAGAVRAYVEHKFYGGPQPIKWFYLGPMFRYERPQAGRQRQFHQFGVEVFGVADPAVDAEVIALGLDFLEDIGLEGLRLELNSVGCPQCRPMYRERLQAYYRPLREQLCEDCRDRLERNPLRLLDCKRETCKALAERAPRIEEALCEECRAHDEGVHRHLEAAGIAYEINPRLVRGLDYYTRTAFEVVEDGIGAQGTVLGGGRYNGLVEELGGPSVPGIGFAAGLERLILALEQRRGEGTSETGVDVFGIALGDEASVELTGWLRRLRALGCRAERGFEGKSLKAQLKAADRLGARWALILGEEERRRGVVMVKDLAGGEQRELPVLEVESWWKETEHGTGR, from the coding sequence GTGTTGACACAGCGACCGCGGGGGATGCACGACATCCTGCCCCAGGAGGCGTCCCTGTGGCATGAGATTGAGGAGGCGGCCCGGCGAATTTGTGCGCGATACGGTTTTTCGGAGGTGCGCACCCCGATTCTGGAGCACACGGAGTTGTTTCAGCGGGGGGTCGGAGAGAACACCGATATCGTGGAAAAAGAGATGTACACATTTAATGATCGCGGCGGCCGCAGCATGACCCTGCGTCCGGAAGGCACGGCGGGGGCCGTTCGGGCTTATGTGGAACACAAGTTTTACGGTGGGCCGCAGCCCATCAAATGGTTTTATCTCGGCCCGATGTTTCGTTATGAGCGACCTCAGGCCGGACGGCAGCGCCAGTTTCACCAGTTCGGGGTCGAAGTGTTCGGGGTGGCGGACCCGGCCGTGGACGCCGAGGTGATTGCCCTGGGCCTGGATTTTTTGGAGGATATCGGCTTGGAAGGGCTGCGCCTGGAATTGAATAGCGTGGGCTGTCCCCAGTGCCGGCCGATGTACCGGGAGCGCCTGCAGGCGTACTACCGACCGTTGCGAGAACAACTGTGTGAGGATTGCCGGGACCGATTGGAACGCAACCCATTGCGGCTACTCGATTGTAAGCGGGAGACCTGCAAGGCTCTTGCCGAGCGGGCGCCCAGGATCGAAGAGGCGCTGTGCGAGGAGTGCCGGGCCCATGACGAGGGGGTGCACCGCCATCTGGAAGCCGCCGGCATTGCCTACGAGATCAACCCCCGGCTCGTCAGGGGTCTCGATTATTATACCCGCACAGCCTTCGAAGTGGTGGAAGATGGAATCGGGGCCCAGGGCACGGTGCTGGGCGGAGGCCGTTACAACGGGTTGGTGGAGGAGCTGGGCGGCCCTTCGGTGCCCGGGATCGGCTTTGCCGCCGGGTTGGAGCGATTGATCTTGGCCCTTGAGCAGCGCCGGGGCGAGGGGACCTCCGAAACCGGTGTGGATGTGTTCGGCATCGCTCTCGGGGATGAGGCGTCGGTGGAGCTGACGGGGTGGCTGCGCCGCCTGCGGGCCTTGGGCTGTCGGGCGGAGCGGGGGTTCGAAGGGAAAAGCCTCAAAGCCCAGTTGAAGGCGGCGGACCGACTGGGTGCCCGGTGGGCTCTCATCCTGGGAGAGGAGGAGCGGCGCCGGGGCGTGGTGATGGTGAAAGATCTGGCGGGCGGTGAACAACGAGAGCTGCCCGTTTTGGAAGTGGAGTCATGGTGGAAGGAGACCGAGCATGGCACAGGCAGGTAA